One window of Candidatus Saccharimonadales bacterium genomic DNA carries:
- a CDS encoding YbjQ family protein: MEHDGIIVVTTNDVPGYKVTKVYGEVFGLIVRSRNLFSNFGAGLRTIFGGEVRGYTKLLADTREQAMQRLVAEAKARGANAVLMMRFDSGDIGQQMNEVVAYGTAVNVEPDDSSQRSAGM, encoded by the coding sequence ATGGAACATGATGGAATAATAGTTGTCACAACCAATGATGTGCCCGGATATAAAGTCACCAAAGTCTACGGCGAGGTATTCGGCCTCATCGTTCGTAGTCGCAACCTGTTTAGTAATTTTGGAGCTGGCCTTAGAACCATTTTTGGCGGCGAGGTCCGAGGGTATACCAAACTTCTGGCCGATACCCGGGAACAGGCCATGCAACGGCTGGTTGCTGAAGCAAAGGCCCGTGGAGCAAACGCCGTTTTAATGATGCGCTTTGACTCAGGCGATATTGGCCAACAGATGAACGAAGTGGTCGCCTACGGCACAGCCGTCAATGTCGAGCCCGACGACAGCAGCCAACGATCAGCGGGAATGTAA